A part of Corvus cornix cornix isolate S_Up_H32 chromosome Z, ASM73873v5, whole genome shotgun sequence genomic DNA contains:
- the CREB3 gene encoding cyclic AMP-responsive element-binding protein 3, producing MSCPEEMDALADVDLLDFLLKDDAPCPEIPEEQNGLLEDWGLPMPELLDKEMDDFISSLLSPLEDEPDRLGYLPANSDSSISEDQHLSHCLGSNFASRDIVQVDHNYSLHQDWPVLESVRSDMAVGDVTIELGAWVALEGTSKTLEESSSSPIAVAVEDESQLVPGAIVQSDFPELVLTEEEKQLLEKEGVTLPTCLPLTKAEERVLRKVRRKIRNKQAAQDSRRRRKIYVDGLENRVAACTAENHELEKKVQQLQKQNTSLLRQLQKLQALVRRSAPKTTRSKTCTMIVVLSFCLVLSPSIHSPGSVEPQRELKVLSRQIREFPNHGAPDVQHSTELEGFSPEPGDLLLSGNLSQSWEEGQSPLNPSPRSFNSNSSSDPPAAAGSEPDPPQSDPLPAAVLVPWKAKGQEWVEHPDRVLIQQHHANEM from the exons ATGTCGTGCCCAGAGGAAATGGATGCCCTGGCAGATGTGGATCTGCTTGACTTTCTCCTGAAGGACGATGCTCCCTGCCCTGAAATCCCAGAGGAGCAGAACGGTCTGCTGGAAGACTGGGGCCTGCCAATGCCTGAG CTCCTGGACAAGGAGATGGATGACTTCATCAGCTCACTGCTGAGCCCTTTAGAAGATGAACCAGACAGGCTCGGTTATTTGCCTGCCAACAgtgacagcagcatttctgaggaTCAGCATCTGTCCCATTGCCTTGGTAGCAATTTTGCCAGCCGAGACATTGTGCAGGTTGACCACAACTACTCCCTCCACCAGGACTGGCCTGTGCTGGAAAGTGTGAGGTCTGACATGGCAGTAGGAGATGTCACCATTGAGCTGG GGGCATGGGTGGCTTTGGAAGGCACAAGCAAGACACTTGAAGAGAGCAGCAGTTCCCCCATTGCTGTTGCTGTGGAAGATGAATCCCAGCTTGTGCCTGGAGCCATTGTGCAG tCTGACTTCCCAGAGCTGGTCCTgacagaggaggagaagcagctcctggagaaaGAAGGTGTTACGTTACCAACCTGTCTGCCACTAACCAAA GCTGAAGAGCGAGTTCTGAGGAAGGTGCGTCGTAAGATCCGGAACAAGCAGGCAGCTCAGGATAGTCGTCGCAGGAGGAAGATCTATGTGGATGGCCTGGAAAACAG GGTGGCAGCCTGCACAGCTGAAAACCATGAACTGGAGAAGAaggtgcagcagctgcagaagcagaacac gtCACTGCTCAGGCAGTTGCAGAAACTGCAGGCCTTGGTGAGACGGTCAGCTCCCAAAACTACCAGAAGCAAAACCTGCACCATG ATCGTGGTTCTGTCCTTCTGCCTCGTTCTGTCCCCCAGCATCCACTCACCTGGGAGCGTAGAGCCACAGCGGGAGCTCAAGG TGCTGTCACGGCAGATCCGCGAGTTTCCGAACCATGGAGCACCTgatgtgcagcacagcacagagctggagggcTTCAGCCCAGAGCCTGGGGACCTCTTGCTGTCGGGCAACCTCAGTCAGTCATGGGAAGAGGGGCAGAGTCCACTCAACCCCAGTCCCAGATCTTTCAACAGCAACTCATCCTCTGACCCTCCGGCAGCAGCAGGCTCTGAGCCAGACCCAC